DNA sequence from the Rhizobium lusitanum genome:
CTTCCGCGAGGCCGTTCGCATCCTGCATCTCGACCATCCGCTGGATACGGCCGCCCGCGTCGTCACCACTTCGCCGGCCTCCATCCTCGGGCGCCCCGATATCGGCCGCATTGCCGTCGGCGGCCCCGCTGATCTCGTCCTCTTCAGCGCCCGCCGCTGGAGCGAATTCCTCTCCCGTCCGCAGTCCGACCGCGTCGTCCTTCGCAAGGGCAAAGTCATCGACCGCAGCCTGCCGGATTACCGTGAACTCGATACTGTTATTGGAGCCTGACATGCCGGATTATCAGCTCATCAAGAAAGAACTCGAAGGCATCGCCATCGAAGACAATCCGGCACTGGTGCGCCAGAAGAGCCGCGATTTCTACTGGTATTCGCCGATCCTGAAAGCGCAGCTCGACAATGTCACCGCCGATCTTGTCGTCACCCCGAAGACCGAGGAAGAGGTGATCCGCACGCTGAAGGTGGCCTATGCCCATGACGTGCCGGTTACCCCGCGCGGCGCCGGCACCGGCAATTACGGCCAGGCCATGCCGCTCTCCGGCGGCATCGTGCTCAACCTCGCAGCCATGAACAAGGTCAAGGAAATCCATCCCGGTCGCGTCATCTGCGAGCCCGGCATCATCATTGCCGAGCTCGACCGCCAGACGAAGGCCCATTCCGGCCAGGAGCTGCGCTTCCACCCCTCGACGGCGCAGACTGCAACCATAGGCGGCTTCATCGCCGGCGGTTCCGGCGGCGTCGGCTCGATCACCTGGGGCGGGTTGCGCGACATCGGCAATATTCTGCGCCTGCGCGTCGTCACCATGGAGGCCGAACCGCGCGTCCTCGACCTCACCGGCTGGGACCTGACCAAGGTCAGCCACGCCTACGGCACCAACGGCATCATCACCGAGATCGAAATGCCGCTAGCCCCGGCTTACGATTGGGTGGACGTGCTGGTCGGCTATGACGACTTCATGGACGCCGTGCGCTTCTCCGACGCGCTCGCCAAATGCAACGGCATCCTCGTCAAGGAAATCGCGCCGATCGCGGCTCCCATCCCGTACGAATATTTCACCCGCCATAAGCCTTACATCCGTCACGGCCAGTCGGTCGTGGCGCTGATGATCGCGCCGCATTCGATGGAGCCATTCGTCGCCTTTGCCAGCCAGCAGAAGGGCGAGATCACCTTCCGCTCCGACAAGGTGGAGAGCATGAAGGGCATCCCGCATGCCTATGAGCTCGCCTGGAACCACACGACGCTACGCGCCATCAAGGTCGACCCGAGCATCACCTATCTGCAGGTGCAGTATCCGGGCCCGGATCATGTCGCCAAGGTGCAGAAGATGGTCGAAATCTTCGGCGACGAAGTGCCCGGCCATCTCGAATTCATCAAGTTCGACGGCCAGATCCAGTGCGCCGGCCTGCCGCTGGTGCGCTATACCTCCGAGGCCCGGCTGGAGGAGATCATCAAGATCCATCAGGACCACGGCTGCCCGATCTTCAATCCGCACCGCTACACGCTGGAAGAAGGCGGCATGAAGCAGACCGACACCGTCCAGCTCGCCTTCAAGAAAGAGACGGATCCCAAGGGTCTGCTCAATCCTGGCAAGATGATCGCCTGGGACAATCCAGACTTCGATTTCAAGTCCGGCCAGAACTATCTCTTCCCGGGTCTGGCGGCGCTGATGGAGGCCTCATGAGGGTTCTCGTCCTTCATTCGCATCCCGTCGAGGAGAGTTATGGTGCTGCCCTGCACCGGCAGACGGTCGAGAGCTTGAAAGCCGCCGGCCATGAGGTCGACGACTGCAATCTCTATGCCGAGGGTTTCGACCCGGTTCTCTCTCGACAAGGCCGGATGATCTATCACGATTACCCTGACAATACCGAGGCGGTGAAATCATACGTCGAACGGCTCCAGCGCGCCGAAGGCCTTGTTATCGTTACCCCGGTCTGGAATTTCGGCTTTCCAGCGATCCTGAAAGGCTATTTCGACCGTGTCTGGCTGCCGGGCGTTACCTTCGAACTGGTGAACGGCAAGGTGATCTCGAAGCTGAAGCACATCCAGAAACTTGGCGCCGTGATGACCTATGGCGCCGATCCCTTCCGCGCCTTCATCGTCGGCAACCCACCGAAGAAGATCATCAAGCGCATGATCCGTGCCATGATCAAGCCCTTCGCCCCGGTCGTCTTCCTCGCCCATTACGACATGAACCGCTCGACCGATGAGACGAGAAAGCGGTTTCTGGAGAAGGTGAAACGGGAGATGGAGCGGTTTTAAAACGCTCCGGAATTCGGACTTAAGCCGGGACGAGCCCGTGGCGCAGCATGACCTCTTGCGCCTTGGCAAGGTCAGGTTTGCCGGGCACATTGATCACGTCGGCGATCTCTTCGAAATAGCGGCGTCCGATGGCGCCCGGCGTGATGACGACCAAAGCTCGTGCGCTGCTCTCATGCAGATTCTCATGGTGATGGACGCTGCCGCGCGGAATGAAGACAGCGTCGCCAACACCCAGTTCCTGCTTTCGACCATCAACGGTGATCGTCACGATACCCTCGATCCCATAGAGGATTTCGTCCGCATCCTTGTGATAGTGGGGCGCGGGTACGCGGGCGTGGGACGGAACGATGAACTCGAATACCGTAGCGCCTTTGTCGTTCACCAGGAAGCGCAGCTCCAACTCCCCGATGCGTACGACGTCATGTCCATTCGCTTCCATCAGCCTCATCCTTGCTGTAAAGTAGCTTTACAAAATAAACGTAAAGCGACTTTACAAACATGTCAATGTTCAATGAGCTGACAAAGCAACCCAACACGAACGAGAAATTGCAACCGCCTTTCTTCGGCGCTCTGCTGCGCATCGTCTGGCAGGACGTTCGCAATCGGATGCACAAAGCTATTCACGACGCCGGCTTCACGGATTTTCAGGACGCTCACTTCGCGGTGTTCTCCTATCCCCTGCCGGACGGCATCAGACCATCCGAATTGGCACGGCAGAAGAAAATGTCGCGGCAAGCGATCAACTATCTAATCACCCAGCTCGAAGAGCTGGGATATGTCGAGCGGCGCGCTCCTGAGAACAGCGATCGGCGTCTTATATATCTCAGTGCGCGGGGACAGGAGATAGCCGAAACAATCTTCACCTGCCTACGCAAGCTGCACGCTGAATGGGCGGAAGAGATCGGTCACGAACGGTTCGATGTCTTCCTCGACGTGCTGAAACAACTTTCCCTCAAAGCGCAGGAAAGCACGCAAGAGGCTGGCGTATAAGCCATCTGCACGTCACTTCGTCGTGGATATCAGCAGGAACATCGGGCGCTCGCGCTCGATCGCCCAATCCGGATGCGTGGCAAGCTCCTCATCCGTCGGCGTCCACTCCTCGACATGCGCGATCGTAAAGCCCGAGCTGATCAGCAGGTTGAGCGTCGTTCCCATGGTGCGATGCTGCTTCACGACGCCTTCGGCGAGCCAGTTCGTCACCCGTGGCCCTTCCATCTGATAGCTGTCGAGCGGCCATGTCTTGCGGCCTTCAGCATCGACCAGCCAGTCCGGCCGTCGCGGCGCCATGTAGATCGGGTGTTCGATGGAGAAGATCAGACGCCCACCGGGCTTCAACGCCTGATGGATCGTCGCCAGAAGCCCGGAGAAATTCTTGATGTAGTGAAAGGCGAGCGAACTATAGACGAGATCGAAAGCGGCGGCCGGAAGCTGAAGATCTTCCAGATCGGCCTTACCGTAGCGAATAGCCTTGTCAGCCGTCTCAGCCTCAGCGCGGGCGAGCATATTGTCGGAGACATCGAGACCCAACACATTGGCCGCGCCCTGCTCCCTCGCCCAGCGACAAAACCAGCCGAAGCCGCAACCGAGATCGACAATCTCCAGACCGCGCAAGTCGGGCAGCAACGCCCGCATCGACGGCCATTCCGCCGCGCCCGCCAGCCCATCGATCGACCGCTGCAGCTGGCTGTAGCCCTGGAAGAAGGCCGGATCATCATAGATGTTCTGGGTCATGCTCGCCTCCCAAGGCTCGATACAGCTTGTCCCGGTCAGATCGCGGGTTTCGGTCGCGACAGCCATTGCGAATAGGGCTTTACGCCGAAGCTCGGATCGGCCGCATCCTCAAGCACATGGATATACTCGATCGAATGCCCATCCGGGTCCAAAAAATATTGCGAAACTGCCGGCATCCAGCCGAGAACGACGGGCTCGTCCGATGGATTGTCGTTCAAATCGAGCGGCTGAACGCCATGTGCCTTCAGCGCGGCGGCAGAGCCGAGAACATCCTCCAGCGTGACCCGAAACGCAATGTGAAGCCGCATTCGGAGCGGCGCGCTGCCTATAGCCCAGAGGCCGAGCATGCCCTTCCTTTTGTCGTCGATCCAGAAGAATGCGACATTCCTGTTCTCAATGACGGTTGCCAGCTCCAGCCCGATCACATCGCGATAAAACCGGATCGAACGATCGAGATCGACGACCGTCAGATGGGTCTCATACAGACCCAGGATTTGCGGCATCGGCACATCTACCATCTCTTTTGAAGCTCCTGTCATCACACTACCTTCGCTGCGGTTACTTCGACCTCTACTAAAAACTCCGGCCGCGTAAACCCGCCGACGATGATCAGCGTCGAGACCGGCTTCGGATCGAGCGTATAGCGGTCGCGAACAGCCATGTAGGCGGGAAAATCCTCGCGCCTGGTGACAAAACCGGAAATGCGGATGACATCGGCAAAGCTCATGCCGGCCTCCTCCAGGATCGCCTTGATCGCCTCGAAGCAAAGCTCTGCCTGGCCGGTCACATCCGAGGGAATGCTGTCGTCGAGCGCAATACCGACCTGGCCCGAGGTCACCAGCAGGCTGGCGCCCGGCGGCACCAGCAGGCCGTGATTGTAATTGCCGAACGGGCGGCGGACGGAGGGCGGATTGAACGTCTTTTTCATCGGCATCGATTCCTCATTTGTAGGACCGATTTCAGCATTTCAACAATCGGTGGACAAGCCGCTCAGAGCACCTGAACGACCTCCTTCACTCGATTTCTCCGTACTTCCAAAAGGATATGCCCAAAGAGCGCGGCAAGCACGATCGGCCCACCAACCAACGTCGCCTTTGAAGGCAGCTCCGCCAGGAACATCCAGGTCCACAGCGGCGTCAGCGGCACTTCAAGCGACGTTATCAACGTGGCGTCAGCGGCTGGGATCAGCCGCGAGCCGAAGGTATAGAGGCTGAGACCCATGGCGCTCTGGACAAGGCCGAAGGCGACGATCAGACCCAGGTCGTGTCCCGACACCATCGACGGCGAGGCAAACCAGAAGGTGACCAAGGAGCAGAGCCATGCGGACAGAGCCATCGCCGGAAGCATCGGCACATCGCGGTGCTGGCGCATGATGACGGCAAGACCGGCGACCGCCAGGGTCATGATGACGGCAAGCCCCTTGCCGAGCCAGCTTCCGTCACCGGCAGACTCACCGGACAGCATCACCAGCACCCCGGCCAAGGCGACGACGCTGGCAACGAGCGTCGTGGCGCTCGGGCGCTCCCGGATGAAGACATAGGCGACGCCGGCCGTAACGAAAGGCACGGTCGCATAGATCACCATCGCATCGGCAATGGAGGTGTAATAGATCGAGCCGATACCGCCGATCATGGCTGTCGTGGAGAAAACCGTCGCGGCCAGCGACGGCCAGCGCATGGAGCGAATAATCCGCCAGCCATTGCCGCGCTCAATATAGAAAAACAGCGCGAAGACGCCAAAGCCGGTGACGACGCCGCGGCAGAAGAGAATGGTCATCAGATCGGCGTGAATGGTGCGCACGAACAGGCCGGATGTCGACCACGCCAGGGCCGAAAGCGCCACATAGGTCACGCCCAGCCGATACTGCTGCTGCTCCGCCAGCGTCACGACACGAATCCTCCCGAATTTCTTATGTTTTATGGCGCGACTATTAGCGAGTGCAGGAACAGCCTACAAGCCATGCTTGCGGCCTGCATGTCGCGGATGCGAGAAGAAAATGTAGCGGTTGCAGAACCGCCACGGCTGCTTCAATCCAAACCGGCCCATCCGTCTTGCGGATATTTCAAGCGCCTTTAGGGTATGGATGATTCGGCAGAGGGAGAAACAATGCAGCTATTGCTGGCAAGCCTGTTTGCATGCGGCTGCGTGAGCCTGGTCGATGCCGTGCCATGGCCTGTTGCCGAGAGCTATATCAACCCCGCCGTGGAATGCAGCCAGAGCGCTGATCCGGGTGCTTGCCGGCATACGCGGGATAGCTGGAAGACGGAGTACAGCGACGCCATCGACGGGAAATATCAGGGGCAGCGAAACGTCGCATTCTGCCTGAGCACGGGCTGCGACAAGGCCATCCAGCCCGACAAGATCCTCGGCTGCGCCTGGCGTATCGTCATCGCGAAATCCGGGCACAAAGAGTTCGATGACACGGATGCCATGAACCTCAAGGCGTTCTGTGGGCCTGACTATATTACGCAGGTGGACAGGCGAGTGGCCGAGACCCAGGCGAGAGCCATGGTGATGATGATCGGGAAATAGCTGAGCGCCTTGCGGCCCACTGTCTGCCTTCCTACGCGATCACGGGACAGCCGACACTCGCTTATAAACGATCGTGCGGCAGCTTTCGACCCCATATCGGACGTTCCAAAACCTGTAGTGACCTTTCGAAAGCTGCCCTCGCCCATAGGACATTTGAGCAGCGCGGAATTCCGATTTCGTCTATCCATAGAGATATGATTTCGGAGGGGCAAATGAAGGTACCGGTAGAGTTCGAGAACATTATCGCTGATGTCGAAAAACGACATGAGCCGCTTCCGTCTCATTACTTTCAGACAGAGTTGATGAAGGCTCGCACGGCGCTCGGGAAAGATCTCGACGCCGACCTAAATGCGGGTGCATTTGCTGAACTCGTCGCATGGACCCTGACGACCGAAGCCTGGGGCTTTGAGCCGTGGCATTCTTATTTCGGCCCGTTCGGCTCATGGATCAGCATCGACGGGAAGAAGGCATTCGCGCCGGCTGTCGATCAGGTCGACGAAGCCATCTTCCAGCATTGGGCCAGCCGTGTCAGTCAGTTCAGGCACCCAGGACTGCAGGCTCGCTATGCGGACCTATGCTGGGAGCTTGCGAGGACGGTCGGCAATGCTAAGCCGGATTTTCGCCATGCCGTCGCTGCCGTTGATGCGTATCTCGAGGGCGTGTCTAGCGGTCTCGTCACAGAGTTTCATGAGCAGATCGCATCAGCGAGCCGGGCACTCGATATCGCTCGCCAGATCCGGGACAACGAGCGCGCCGAGGCAGCCATCGTCATGCTCCTGCAGCTTCATGACAAAGCCGTGGCGGGAGAGGGGTGGTGGTGGAAGACCTACGACCGCCTCATCGCGGATAAAGCATTGACCGACGACAGGCGCGCCTATCTCGCCCAGAGCCTAGAGGGGCTGGCGGCTGACTACGCAGACACTGCGAGCGCTGAAAAGTTCGACCCCTTCCAGCTTGAGAACGTCTCTGAACGGCTGCAGGCCTACTACAATCGCGTCGGCAGCCGCCCCGATGTGGTCCGGCTTCAGGAGACAGTGGGTAGGGCTTTCGAGCACACCGCCGGTCTTGGTGACAACCTGCGCGCGTCTTCGATGCTACAGAGCGCCGAAAACGCCTATCTCGATGCCGGCAAGCAAGAGGATGCAAAGCGAGCGAGAATCGCGCGAATAAAAGCGATCGAAGTGTCTCGAGAGGAAATGCAGTCGTTTGAGACCACTCAGACGATTACGATGGAGGAAATGGATGCGTTCGTCTCCACGATGGTCACCGACGATCCGCTGCACACCTTCACCAGGATTGCGAACCAGTTCGTGCCTGAGGTCGCGCAGATAGAGGCGCAGATCAAAAAAGGCGGGGAGGATGGTGAGGGTTCGATCATGAACTTCATTCCGATCGCGATAATGGCGAAAGATCATCAAGCCGCGATGCTTGGAGGGGTAGAAGACGATCTTGATGGACGTGTAATCCATCATGCCCAGCAGAATGTGCAGTGGACTTCACCATACCTGCACCGCGCGCTGCAGGCAGCGATCGAGAAACATGAACTCAATCCATATGCGGTTACCGGGTTTGCCGAGCGCTCGGGTCTATTCGAAGATTCCAGCTTCCTACTCGAAGGAGTGGGCGCGTGGTTCGCTCACGATCACATGAAAGCAATCCATGTGCTGGTGCCCCAGGTAGAACGTGCCCTCCGTACCATTACCGGTAAACTGGGTGAACCCGTCACTAGAAAGCACCCAGCTATGCTTGACCGCGAGATCGCTATCGGCATGGGTGAAATATTCGGAAACAAGGTCGTTAAGGACATCCTCGGCGCTGATCTGACGCTCTATTTCAAGCTCATTTACTCCGACCCTCGGGGACTAAACCTGCGGAACTCGATTGCACACGGCACTCTTGAGCGCGGTATGATCAATGCAGTTATCAGTGATCTCCTGATCCATTCTCTGCTTGTACTTGGCCTGTGGGATCAACTAGCCGACCACCGGAAGAAGAAGGCCGGTGGGGGCTGAGAGAGGATTGAGCCTACTCGAACTATCGTGCACGTTGTCGTCGAACTCCGTGACCCGTGAAAGGCGGCCTTTCCAGCGTGATTTCCCAGAAGCCGCCAGTCCGCTTCCCACCATAGATGAACTTAATCAACGCCCCGACTGTACGGCGGATTCCGGGGGGCAGGCGATTCTGATTTAAACAGCTAGGATTGGCGCAAGCTCACCGCCAGAAGCACTTCGGAAAAGCCGATGGCATTTGCCACCGGCTTTTCTGTTTACGCATAGGACGCAAAGAATCCCCGGATCGCCTCGATCTCGTTCGGGCGGATATCATGGCCGCCCGGATGCCAGTCGAGCGTCACTTCAGCCTTCTGCCGCGTGAAATAATCCGCCAGCGCCTTGGTCACGGGCGCCGGTGAGATCGGGTCGCGTTCGCCGGCCGTGATCAACACGCGCCGACCGTCGAGTTCGGCATTGTCGCGCGGCTGAAACGGGATTAGCGGGTGCATCAGCACAGCGGCGTCGAAGAGATCGCCGTGCTCGATCAGCACATTGGCGAGAATATTCGCGCCGTTGGAAAAGCCGAGACCGAGCACCTGCGAGGCACCGTGGTCGATGGCCAGGCCCTTGACATAGGCAGCCATCTTTTCCGTTGCGCGGGCAAGGTCGGCCATGTCGTAGACCCCCTCGCCGGTGCGGCGGAAAAAGCGGGCGGCGCCATGTTCCGAAACGTCGCCAAGCGGCGAGATGATGGTGGCTTCCGGCAGCAGGCGACTGCCGAAATCGAAGAACTGGTTCTCGTCACCGCCGGTACCGTGGAAGGTGAACAGGATAGGCTTGCCGGGTGCACCGGGCTTCACCCGGTGCACATAGATCGTGTCGGTCATAATCTTACCCCTCGCTTAGACGTCCAGCGGTTCGAGATGCTCTTCGAGCAGCGCACGCAAATGCGTATGCTGTTCCGGCAGCTTCAGCGCCTCGCCGAGATGAGCAGTGTCCTCGTCGCGGTTGAAGCCGGGCTCGTTGGTGGCGACTTCGAACAGTACGCCGCCCGGCGTGCGGAAATAGATCGCCCAGAAGTAATCGCGGTCGATGACCGGGGTCACCTGATACCCCGTCTCCATCAGAGCCTTGCGCACTTCGAGCTGCTTGGCGCGGTTCTCGACGGAGAAGGCGACGTGGTGGACGGAACCGGCACCGGGAAGCGCTCGGTTGATGCTAGGCATGGTTTCGAGATCGACGATATCGGCACCATTGCCGCCGGGAATGGCGAGCCGCTTGACGCCTTCATGCGTGTCGACAACTTCATAGCCCATATACTTCAGCAGTTCGGCCGTGGCGCCCTCGTCCCGCAGCCTCATCGCGACGGAATGGAAGCCTCTGATCGCGTGTTCGGCATCGACGCCGCCATGGGTCCAGGGATCACGCTTGTCATCCTTGACCTCGACGAGCGCGAAACCGTCGCCATCGGGACCAGAGAAATGCAGGCGCTTCTGGCCGAAGGATTCATCGGCCTTCAGTCCCTCGACGCCCTGCTTGCTGAGCCGGTCTGTCCAATAGCCGATCGCACCTTCCGGAATAGAATAGACGGTATTGCCGACTTCGCCGGTGCCGGGACGGCCACGCGCCATTTTCGGGAACGGGAAATAGGTCATGATCGTGCCGGGCGTGCCGATCTCGTCACCATAATAGAGGTG
Encoded proteins:
- a CDS encoding RidA family protein, yielding MKKTFNPPSVRRPFGNYNHGLLVPPGASLLVTSGQVGIALDDSIPSDVTGQAELCFEAIKAILEEAGMSFADVIRISGFVTRREDFPAYMAVRDRYTLDPKPVSTLIIVGGFTRPEFLVEVEVTAAKVV
- a CDS encoding VOC family protein, coding for MLNQIKGLHHVTSMAEDARTNNKFFTNTLGLRRVKKTVNFDAPDVYHLYYGDEIGTPGTIMTYFPFPKMARGRPGTGEVGNTVYSIPEGAIGYWTDRLSKQGVEGLKADESFGQKRLHFSGPDGDGFALVEVKDDKRDPWTHGGVDAEHAIRGFHSVAMRLRDEGATAELLKYMGYEVVDTHEGVKRLAIPGGNGADIVDLETMPSINRALPGAGSVHHVAFSVENRAKQLEVRKALMETGYQVTPVIDRDYFWAIYFRTPGGVLFEVATNEPGFNRDEDTAHLGEALKLPEQHTHLRALLEEHLEPLDV
- a CDS encoding class I SAM-dependent methyltransferase, which encodes MTQNIYDDPAFFQGYSQLQRSIDGLAGAAEWPSMRALLPDLRGLEIVDLGCGFGWFCRWAREQGAANVLGLDVSDNMLARAEAETADKAIRYGKADLEDLQLPAAAFDLVYSSLAFHYIKNFSGLLATIHQALKPGGRLIFSIEHPIYMAPRRPDWLVDAEGRKTWPLDSYQMEGPRVTNWLAEGVVKQHRTMGTTLNLLISSGFTIAHVEEWTPTDEELATHPDWAIERERPMFLLISTTK
- a CDS encoding alpha/beta hydrolase, whose translation is MTDTIYVHRVKPGAPGKPILFTFHGTGGDENQFFDFGSRLLPEATIISPLGDVSEHGAARFFRRTGEGVYDMADLARATEKMAAYVKGLAIDHGASQVLGLGFSNGANILANVLIEHGDLFDAAVLMHPLIPFQPRDNAELDGRRVLITAGERDPISPAPVTKALADYFTRQKAEVTLDWHPGGHDIRPNEIEAIRGFFASYA
- a CDS encoding VOC family protein is translated as MVDVPMPQILGLYETHLTVVDLDRSIRFYRDVIGLELATVIENRNVAFFWIDDKRKGMLGLWAIGSAPLRMRLHIAFRVTLEDVLGSAAALKAHGVQPLDLNDNPSDEPVVLGWMPAVSQYFLDPDGHSIEYIHVLEDAADPSFGVKPYSQWLSRPKPAI
- a CDS encoding cupin domain-containing protein translates to MEANGHDVVRIGELELRFLVNDKGATVFEFIVPSHARVPAPHYHKDADEILYGIEGIVTITVDGRKQELGVGDAVFIPRGSVHHHENLHESSARALVVITPGAIGRRYFEEIADVINVPGKPDLAKAQEVMLRHGLVPA
- a CDS encoding FAD-binding oxidoreductase → MPDYQLIKKELEGIAIEDNPALVRQKSRDFYWYSPILKAQLDNVTADLVVTPKTEEEVIRTLKVAYAHDVPVTPRGAGTGNYGQAMPLSGGIVLNLAAMNKVKEIHPGRVICEPGIIIAELDRQTKAHSGQELRFHPSTAQTATIGGFIAGGSGGVGSITWGGLRDIGNILRLRVVTMEAEPRVLDLTGWDLTKVSHAYGTNGIITEIEMPLAPAYDWVDVLVGYDDFMDAVRFSDALAKCNGILVKEIAPIAAPIPYEYFTRHKPYIRHGQSVVALMIAPHSMEPFVAFASQQKGEITFRSDKVESMKGIPHAYELAWNHTTLRAIKVDPSITYLQVQYPGPDHVAKVQKMVEIFGDEVPGHLEFIKFDGQIQCAGLPLVRYTSEARLEEIIKIHQDHGCPIFNPHRYTLEEGGMKQTDTVQLAFKKETDPKGLLNPGKMIAWDNPDFDFKSGQNYLFPGLAALMEAS
- a CDS encoding NAD(P)H-dependent oxidoreductase; the protein is MRVLVLHSHPVEESYGAALHRQTVESLKAAGHEVDDCNLYAEGFDPVLSRQGRMIYHDYPDNTEAVKSYVERLQRAEGLVIVTPVWNFGFPAILKGYFDRVWLPGVTFELVNGKVISKLKHIQKLGAVMTYGADPFRAFIVGNPPKKIIKRMIRAMIKPFAPVVFLAHYDMNRSTDETRKRFLEKVKREMERF
- a CDS encoding DUF4209 domain-containing protein, with protein sequence MKVPVEFENIIADVEKRHEPLPSHYFQTELMKARTALGKDLDADLNAGAFAELVAWTLTTEAWGFEPWHSYFGPFGSWISIDGKKAFAPAVDQVDEAIFQHWASRVSQFRHPGLQARYADLCWELARTVGNAKPDFRHAVAAVDAYLEGVSSGLVTEFHEQIASASRALDIARQIRDNERAEAAIVMLLQLHDKAVAGEGWWWKTYDRLIADKALTDDRRAYLAQSLEGLAADYADTASAEKFDPFQLENVSERLQAYYNRVGSRPDVVRLQETVGRAFEHTAGLGDNLRASSMLQSAENAYLDAGKQEDAKRARIARIKAIEVSREEMQSFETTQTITMEEMDAFVSTMVTDDPLHTFTRIANQFVPEVAQIEAQIKKGGEDGEGSIMNFIPIAIMAKDHQAAMLGGVEDDLDGRVIHHAQQNVQWTSPYLHRALQAAIEKHELNPYAVTGFAERSGLFEDSSFLLEGVGAWFAHDHMKAIHVLVPQVERALRTITGKLGEPVTRKHPAMLDREIAIGMGEIFGNKVVKDILGADLTLYFKLIYSDPRGLNLRNSIAHGTLERGMINAVISDLLIHSLLVLGLWDQLADHRKKKAGGG
- a CDS encoding DMT family transporter; the encoded protein is MTLAEQQQYRLGVTYVALSALAWSTSGLFVRTIHADLMTILFCRGVVTGFGVFALFFYIERGNGWRIIRSMRWPSLAATVFSTTAMIGGIGSIYYTSIADAMVIYATVPFVTAGVAYVFIRERPSATTLVASVVALAGVLVMLSGESAGDGSWLGKGLAVIMTLAVAGLAVIMRQHRDVPMLPAMALSAWLCSLVTFWFASPSMVSGHDLGLIVAFGLVQSAMGLSLYTFGSRLIPAADATLITSLEVPLTPLWTWMFLAELPSKATLVGGPIVLAALFGHILLEVRRNRVKEVVQVL
- a CDS encoding MarR family winged helix-turn-helix transcriptional regulator → MSMFNELTKQPNTNEKLQPPFFGALLRIVWQDVRNRMHKAIHDAGFTDFQDAHFAVFSYPLPDGIRPSELARQKKMSRQAINYLITQLEELGYVERRAPENSDRRLIYLSARGQEIAETIFTCLRKLHAEWAEEIGHERFDVFLDVLKQLSLKAQESTQEAGV